A stretch of the Filimonas lacunae genome encodes the following:
- a CDS encoding FecR family protein — translation MDIYNEEDYQEYLCMRYFYCRSTEEELKAFFVIMKNGEGRGAMARFLEKEQLSGQLEARMRHADRIVIDSRRALGQQRVKPWMIDTGLATIAVALLLVIGIPLYNRLPARNQQQPVAEMVSRPDKEAPVTCIRLQDGSRLYLTQKSRYRPAPGFGITNRDITLYGEAVFDVAANARLPFKVHTGLLQTQVLGTVFKVQAYAHEPVRICVKEGKVQVAQQGQQPVLLQANQALSYQPLSGTIDRFQMAGGEAAAWMAHGIAFNQLPARDIAASLSMCFGVPIRVKSSVPAQESVSLYLQGTEQLNEVLGEFARTLEATYVIGKSEVVIQ, via the coding sequence TTTATGCATGCGCTATTTCTACTGCCGGTCTACGGAGGAAGAGCTGAAGGCATTTTTTGTGATCATGAAAAATGGGGAAGGGAGAGGGGCAATGGCCCGTTTTCTGGAAAAGGAACAGCTGAGCGGGCAGTTGGAAGCGCGCATGCGCCATGCCGACAGAATTGTTATAGACTCACGCAGGGCATTGGGGCAGCAACGCGTAAAGCCCTGGATGATAGATACGGGTTTAGCAACTATCGCGGTGGCGCTGTTGCTGGTGATAGGTATTCCGTTGTACAACAGGCTGCCTGCCCGTAATCAGCAGCAACCGGTGGCAGAGATGGTAAGCAGGCCTGATAAGGAAGCGCCTGTTACTTGTATCAGGCTGCAGGATGGTAGCAGACTGTATCTGACACAAAAATCGCGATACAGGCCGGCGCCCGGTTTTGGCATCACTAACCGGGATATTACTTTATATGGAGAAGCTGTTTTTGATGTGGCTGCTAATGCCCGGCTGCCTTTTAAGGTGCATACGGGTTTGCTGCAAACGCAGGTGTTAGGCACTGTGTTTAAAGTGCAGGCTTATGCTCATGAACCCGTGCGTATTTGTGTAAAAGAAGGCAAAGTGCAGGTGGCGCAGCAAGGGCAGCAACCTGTTTTGTTACAGGCAAACCAGGCGCTGAGTTATCAGCCCTTGTCCGGCACTATCGACCGGTTTCAGATGGCTGGCGGGGAAGCAGCAGCATGGATGGCGCATGGGATAGCGTTTAATCAGTTGCCTGCCCGTGATATTGCCGCGTCTTTATCTATGTGTTTTGGGGTGCCTATACGGGTGAAGAGCAGCGTGCCTGCACAGGAATCTGTCAGCTTGTATTTACAAGGTACGGAACAACTCAACGAGGTGCTGGGCGAGTTTGCCCGAACGCTGGAAGCAACCTATGTGATAGGTAAGTCGGAAGTAGTGATTCAATAA